CAGAAAGTGCAGTTTCTCAAGTCGGTGGGAGGAAAAAGGCACACCCGCAGCAGAGCAGGGACAGCAGAGGGGAGTGACCCCAAATTTAAAGCCCTGAGGAGCGGGTCTGAGGACAGTCTTGGCCCTGCTGTCCCGAGCACGAAGCGAGCATCCAGGCCTCACCTACATTTGCCTCTGAATTTCGTGCTTTCCCAGAAGGTCTAAGGGGTGGACTTCAGCCCCCAGGCTGTCAGATGACCCACTATGGTCACGTGATTCACGGACACCGGGGACAGTGGTTAGTGtcttttcacctctctgagcacaGGTTGGAGTGGCCGTGGTTTCCCAGGACAACCTGGCGGGTAGGAGCAGTCGCCCCTGCCCTGGTGGAGGCTCCGTGgccttctcctctgtgctcctggGAGTAGTGCAGTGACAACAAGGTCACCAGAGCCAAAGCAGGAGTGACAGGTGTGGTGGGCCCACCCATGGCTTCCTGGGAAGTGCAGGTTAGCTCCCCTAAACCTTGTATTTCCTCACTTCTCATCTCTCCCTAACCTTCTCCTCTAATGTACTTTCAGCTTTCTGCTTTACAAGGGGAagcctgggggaaaaaagtaacttATTGGATGATTTCCAATTTGCACTTTCCACGTGTAAAGCCCAGTGTGGGCTTTGTGAGAGAAACGCAAACCTGTGAGAAAGAACTCTGTTGTTAGAATAAGGGACTGTGATCCACCATCTAGTGgacaagaaattgaaaatacacAAGcaggttttccttttcccttgtcTAGAAAAACAAGTGTCCCAGAAGCGCACAGCCTAGGCCTTTGCTTAAGCCTTCGGCAGTGAGTAACCAAAAGCTATGACTGGAGCCCAGACTAGGTATTTACCTCCTGGATGCGCTTCCTGGTCCTTCTGCTGCAGCTCGCTAAGGGTTCATAATACTCCCAGTCGTGGGTTTCCGTGAAGAATTCTTGGGAGAGGATCTTCCAGCCACAGGTGTCCAGGTCGTGGCCCAAGTAGACCTGAAGTTGACGATGTTTGgtagttagatagaaatgagcactgggcagggggagaggaagggggaaggaacaATCCAGGAAATAACAGTATGTATGCATTCAGGATAAGGGACTCCAGAAATTTttgctttctctaaatgagggccagcaaaagaagccacTTAAAATCAAAATGCTGCAGCTGCATATAAGAGAAGGACCCGGTGTAACTTGAAtcaatgctcattgtaacataATTAACATTACAGTCTGAGCCCCCTCCCATTGGTTTGTCTATGTGCTTCATGGGTAAAAACCTGCCCAAAAGGGGATGGGCATgccagagcacaaggaacctgagctgtcaatcaaccagagcaAAAGGAACTTGAGT
Above is a genomic segment from Camelus dromedarius isolate mCamDro1 unplaced genomic scaffold, mCamDro1.pat HAP1_SCAFFOLD_163, whole genome shotgun sequence containing:
- the LOC116151867 gene encoding junction-mediating and -regulatory protein isoform X3 translates to MAQRQRSGTSGQVYLGHDLDTCGWKILSQEFFTETHDWEYYEPLASCSRRTRKRIQEVPMPCDSGAVPPGTERYRYAHATLSERFS
- the LOC116151867 gene encoding junction-mediating and -regulatory protein isoform X2, with amino-acid sequence MAQRQRSGTSGQVYLGHDLDTCGWKILSQEFFTETHDWEYYEPLASCSRRTRKRIQEIFLNGNFYTSSSTIPLTASLSTHMHKRLHPRTR